The window AAACAAAAACACCTAAAACATCATTTAAACGGAGGGAGTAACATTGTATAATTTGATATTATGCTCTGTTTTTCTTCTTATGCTGTTGTAACTTATTTGCTATTTTAcaacaaaattatatacaaaatttgaGAGAACGTTTCTTTCTGTCTACCACTTCATAAAATGAAAACATGATTCAGCATCTTATAAGAATGCAAGATTGCAAAGTTATATATATTGATTGTTAAAATAGTGCACaggaaaatgaaagaaaaatacAGTATATAGTGTACTGAGATGTTATGAGAAAAGATAATAATTTCTACCAACGATAGATGAAAGTTAATCTCTTAAACAAGatagtttaaaaaatttagaagaATTTAAGAATAGatgagataaaaataaaatttgataacGTTGGGTAAATTTTAGTTTCGCAACATGTTGAGTCTTGCGTTGACTACTACCGACGACACAGCACCACAATTATCAACAACAGTAGCAAATCATTTACTGTGACCCACttggaaaagaaaaagttgAATTCTTTTCGGAATCAACACGGCAAGTTCCGAATCCTCAACTATGTTTTGTTTGGCAACCAAGTAAGTGTCTAAAGTCAAAGGTCAAAATGAACAACAAGCCATTCACAAGATGACACTTCATCTACTGTCTTCATTCAATAATTAAAATcgactatataatataatattataccaCTAACTGTATTTTTACTCAAAAGCAAGAAGCAATATATTCGAGACTTTTGCTAAGCGCGGCGTGTATATAAAGATATCGCATTGACGTTACAATGTGATATCTCAAACAATCATTATCGTAAATGGAGATGGATTCAAACGAGACTCAACCAACGGTGGTTGTTTCATCGCCGCCGGGAAGAATATCACTCCGGCCAATGACTCTTTCCGACGTTGACGACTACATGGTGTGGGCCACAGACGCTGAAGTCGCACGCTTTTGCTCTTGGGAGCCTTGCACGAGCCGAGAAGAAGCCATCAAATACATAACTGATTCGGTCTTGACACACCCATGGCTCCGAGCCATCTGTTTAGAGGACGACCGTCCCATCGGCTACATCTTGATCATGCCTGTCGATAACATCAGGAAAGAGATCGGTTATGTGCTAGCGAGAAAGTATTGGGGAAAAGGGTTCGCTACGGAGGCGGTGAGGCTAGTGACGGCGGAGATATTCAAGGAGATGCCGGAGATTGAGAGGCTTGAGGCACTAGTGGACGTGGACAACATGGGATCCCAAAGGGTTCTTGAAAAAGTTGGGTTTACTAGAGAAGGTGTGATGAGGAATTATATAATTATGAAAGGAAGTGTTAGAGATATGGTCATGTTTAGTTTCTTGCCTTCTGATCCGTTCAAATAATTGATCAACAAAAATATCAGTTCAAATTATCTATAATGTTGGACTTTTTGTATGCTTCATctgtaaaacatgaaataaactctgttttttttttgctgtgatGTATTAGTTGCCTTGTCAAAAGTTAATTCTACAACCAAGTACTTGGCCTTTTCAGTACTAATATATGCAGAGAATTTACATAGTCAATTATAGAAACAGCTGAACTTTACGGATATAGTCAAAAACTTTATGGTCTAGAAAGGTGGACAGATTAGTACTCTGAAACGCTTCCATCCCTTGGATTCTAACTTTTACGATAGTGTATTTTTCGATGTTGTAATATATAACGCAGGAGGGGTGACCAAACACGATTTCATTACTATCAGTAACTCCAGCAAAGCGTAGCACTTCTTTTCCAACCACATTTTTCAACACAGGAGGCAGTATGTATGTATGCTTCGACCATTCTTGGTTTTCAGAATCCCCTATGCTCATCAACTCTATACTGTGAGTTCCACCAAGTTTAAACCTGTTAATCTTAACTGAACCTAATTTGCCATTGTAGTTAATCATAGATTGGTTAAATACTGCTTCCTTGAAAGTCGTGTCCAGTTCAATACAACTGAACTTCTCAGACATAAAGTGAAAGCAAACTATTATAGAAGTTCGTGTACGATAATTTTTGGCTTTATAATACAAAACACCATTGATGCATATTCCTGTAACCCAACAATAATGGGGTATGCAGCATTGTATTATTCTCCACTCAATTTTTTCAGTTCCCAGAGTCAGAAGTTGATGCTCGGTGATACAACGGTCGAAGTCATATCTCGAGGATAATACCTTGAATCGTTTATAAATGGGATCATACCCCATAAAGCTCATCGTTTCAAGAATGC is drawn from Brassica rapa cultivar Chiifu-401-42 chromosome A05, CAAS_Brap_v3.01, whole genome shotgun sequence and contains these coding sequences:
- the LOC103867685 gene encoding LOW QUALITY PROTEIN: putative F-box protein At2g19630 (The sequence of the model RefSeq protein was modified relative to this genomic sequence to represent the inferred CDS: deleted 1 base in 1 codon; substituted 1 base at 1 genomic stop codon); translated protein: MHKIYFIPPSYSIFLSKAFLKYFLRYELRGKLGFTAKSVSARKYKRNTRAKTLLDERENSDTNTIPTELIIEILSRLPVKSIGRCRCVSKLWASTLRLPYFTELFITRSSARPHLLFINREKGKLLFLSSPQPQNSSPVAVKHISRIPFGGYQYHCEISGPRLGLSHRXEFIERSEMSIVHIICNPSTGQTLTLPKVKKTRMVEVRSILETMSFMGYDPIYKRFKVLSSRYDFDRCITEHQLLTLGTEKIEWRIIQCCIPHYCWVTGICINGVLYYKAKNYRTRTSIIVCFHFMSEKFSCIELDTTFKEAVFNQSMINYNGKLGSVKINRFKLGGTHSIELMSIGDSENQEWSKHTYILPPVLKNVVGKEVLRFAGVTDSNEIVFGHPSCVIYYNIEKYTIVKVRIQGMEAFQSTNLSTFLDHKVFDYIRKVQLFL
- the LOC103867686 gene encoding uncharacterized N-acetyltransferase p20, translated to MEMDSNETQPTVVVSSPPGRISLRPMTLSDVDDYMVWATDAEVARFCSWEPCTSREEAIKYITDSVLTHPWLRAICLEDDRPIGYILIMPVDNIRKEIGYVLARKYWGKGFATEAVRLVTAEIFKEMPEIERLEALVDVDNMGSQRVLEKVGFTREGVMRNYIIMKGSVRDMVMFSFLPSDPFK